A genomic stretch from Mauremys mutica isolate MM-2020 ecotype Southern chromosome 18, ASM2049712v1, whole genome shotgun sequence includes:
- the SET gene encoding protein SET produces the protein MSAPAAKVSKKELNSNHDGADETSEKEQQEAIEHIDEVQNEIDRLNEQASEEILKVEQKYNKLRQPFFQKRSELIAKIPNFWVTTFVNHPQVSALLGEEDEEALHYLTRVEVTEFEDIKSGYRIDFYFDENPYFENKVLSKEFHLNESGDPSSKSTEIKWKSGKDLTKRSSQTQNKASRKRQHEEPESFFTWFTDHSDAGADELGEVIKDDIWPNPLQYYLVPDMDDEEGEGEEDDDDDEEEEGLEDIDEEGDEDEGEEDEDDDEGEEGEEDEGEDD, from the exons ATGTCGGCGCCGGCGGCCAAAGTCAGTAAGAAGGAGCTGAACTCCAACCACGATGGGGCCGACGAGACCTCAG aaaAAGAGCAACAGGAAGCAATTGAACATATTGATGAAGTACAGAATGAAATAGACAG aCTGAATGAACAAGCGAGTGAGGAAATTTTGAAAGTAGAACAGAAATACAACAAACTCCGCCAACCATTCTTCCAGAAGAGGTCAGAACTGATCGCCAAAATCCCAAATTTCTGGGTAACAACATTTGTCAACCACCCACAAG TATCTGCACTGTTGGGGGAAGAAGATGAGGAGGCACTGCATTATTTGACCAGAGTTGAGGTGACAGAGTTTGAAGACATCAAATCAGGTTACAGAATAGATTTT TATTTTGATGAGAATCCATACTTTGAAAATAAAGTTCTCTCCAAAGAGTTTCATCTGAATGAGAGTGGAGATCCATCTTCAAAATCAACTGAGATCAAATGGAAATCTGGGAAG GACCTGACAAAGCGCTCAAGCCAGACACAGAACAAGGCCAGTAGGAAGAGGCAGCATGAAGAACCAGAAAGTTTCTTTACCTGGTTCACTGACCACTCTGATGCAGGTGCTGATGAACTAGGAGAAGTCATCAAAGATGACATCTGGCCAAATCCATTACAATACTACTTG GTTCCTGATATGGATGATGAAGAAGGtgaaggagaggaagatgatgatgatgatgaagaggaagaagggttGGAGGATATTGATGAAGAAGGAGATGAAGATGAGGGGGAAGaagatgaagatgatgatgagggagaagaaggagag GAAGATGAAGGAGAAGATGACTAA